Part of the Deltaproteobacteria bacterium IMCC39524 genome, TGTTCCCCAGCACCAAGATCCTGGACGATTTGAACTACAAGGCGATCATGATCGGTTTCCCGATGCTGACCCTAGGTATCATCACCGGCGCTGCCTGGGCCAACTATGCCTGGGGCACTTACTGGAGTTGGGACCCGAAAGAGACCTGGAGCCTGATCGTCTGGTTTATCTATGCTGCCTTCCTGCACGCCCGCTTTACCCGTGGCTGGGTAGGGCGTCGCGTGGCCTGGCTGTCGATCTTCGGCTTTGCCGCAACCATCTTCTGCTATCTTGGCGTGAACCTGGTGCTTTCTGGTTTGCATTCCTACGGGGGGTAGTGGCATTGTTAAGGGATTGTCCCCGAGCGAGGCCTGCCCCTGGCCAGCACAAGGAACGTTCTCAGAATGAGGTTTGATGAAAAAAGAAGTCATTTTACCGTTCGGAGTACGGGCTGTGCTTTTGAATACAGAGCCCCATATTGTTGCTGTCAGAACTGGAAGGATTCCTTATGCGTAATTTGGTCCTGGTCGTTGTTATCGTGTTGGTTGGTGCTTCTGTCTATCTTGTGTCTTCAAGCAGTTCACGGCCCCCCAGTGAATGGGTCAAATCGGTCGCTGTCGGTGATCTTGCCCCTGATTTCCAGCTTGAAGATACAAAAGGTAACAAGGTCTCTTTATCGGATTTGCGAGGCAAGGTTGTCCTGGTCAATTTCTGGGCGACCTGGTGTCCGCCATGCATAGAAGAGATGCCTTCAATGGAGAGACTCAACGAAGCCATTGCCGGCGATGATTTTGTCATGCTGGCGATCAATACAGAAGAAAATGGTCCTGGTATTGTTCCCGCTTTCCTGGAAAAGACCCCCTACAGCTTTCCCATCCTATATGACAACAAAGGTGTCGTGCAGAAACGTTATGGAGTGTTCAAGTTTCCTGAGTCTTTTATTGTTAACAAAGATGGGACCGTTGCAGAGAAAATCATTGGTCCACTTGACTGGTCGAGTCTTAAAACGATCACCTACTTCAAAAGCCTTATCAAAGGATAACAACATTGCTACAGCAAACAGCTGATATCACCTATTGGATTGCGTTTACCGCCGGGATTTTATCGTTTGCCTCACCCTGCGTGTTGCCTTTGATCCCCTCGTACCTGACCTACATCACTGGGCTGTCTTTCAGCCAACTTGATGATGAACATCCGGATGCCAAGGTTCGCCTGACGGTTCTGCTGCACACCTTATGCTTCATCCTCGGTTTTTCCGCCGTATTTGTTCTGCTTGGCGCCATTGCCGGTATCGCTTCCAGTAGCATCCAGATCTACCTGCGCGAGGGACTGGGCTGGGTAGAAAAGATCGGTGGGATATTGATCTTCCTGTTTGGTGTGCATATGACCGGGCTGTTCCATTTTAGTGCCCTCCTCGGCGAAAAAAGGGTTCACTTGCATAAGAGACCGAGTGGTTTTGCCGGGACTTGCTTGGTTGGTGTTGCTTTTGCGGCTGGCTGGACGCCCTGCATCGGCCCGATTCTCGCGTCAATTCTGGTGGTGGCCGCATCTTCCGGTCAGGTCGGCGAAGGGGTCGGCTTGCTGGCGGTCTATTCTCTGGGGCTGGGTCTTCCTTTCTTGCTGTCGGGCCTTCTGTTTCACCAATTTCTGTCAGCTTTCAAGCGCTTCCGTAAGCACATTCGCCTCATTGAAATCGGTACCGGAGTTATGCTGATGGTGGTTGGTGTCATGCTCATGTTTAGTCTGCTCGGGCCGGTCACTATGTTTTTGTACCAGTGGGTTCCTGTCAGAGGATAATGTCCTTATGCTGCGTAGACCATTCCCCCGATCTTTATGTTTACTCTCTCCCTGATTTTGGAGGATTTTAAATATGTCTCAAATTGATCAAGCGGACAAGACGAACTGGACGCTGCTATTCCTGGGCTGGCTTTTAGTCAGTGTATCGACCACTATAAGTCTCTTTTTCAGCTCTGTTCTGGAGTATGAACCCTGTGTCCTGTGCTGGTATCAGCGGATATGCTTGTTTCCGATGATCTTCATTTTAGCGGCAGGTCTTTTTCCCACTTTTGATAAAAGCGTCATTAAATATGCGCT contains:
- the ccsA gene encoding cytochrome c biogenesis protein CcsA, whose product is FPSTKILDDLNYKAIMIGFPMLTLGIITGAAWANYAWGTYWSWDPKETWSLIVWFIYAAFLHARFTRGWVGRRVAWLSIFGFAATIFCYLGVNLVLSGLHSYGG
- a CDS encoding TlpA disulfide reductase family protein — encoded protein: MRNLVLVVVIVLVGASVYLVSSSSSRPPSEWVKSVAVGDLAPDFQLEDTKGNKVSLSDLRGKVVLVNFWATWCPPCIEEMPSMERLNEAIAGDDFVMLAINTEENGPGIVPAFLEKTPYSFPILYDNKGVVQKRYGVFKFPESFIVNKDGTVAEKIIGPLDWSSLKTITYFKSLIKG
- a CDS encoding cytochrome c biogenesis protein CcdA; this encodes MLQQTADITYWIAFTAGILSFASPCVLPLIPSYLTYITGLSFSQLDDEHPDAKVRLTVLLHTLCFILGFSAVFVLLGAIAGIASSSIQIYLREGLGWVEKIGGILIFLFGVHMTGLFHFSALLGEKRVHLHKRPSGFAGTCLVGVAFAAGWTPCIGPILASILVVAASSGQVGEGVGLLAVYSLGLGLPFLLSGLLFHQFLSAFKRFRKHIRLIEIGTGVMLMVVGVMLMFSLLGPVTMFLYQWVPVRG
- a CDS encoding disulfide bond formation protein B → MSQIDQADKTNWTLLFLGWLLVSVSTTISLFFSSVLEYEPCVLCWYQRICLFPMIFILAAGLFPTFDKSVIKYALPLSIAGGLTAFYHTLLYAGIIPENIQPCSKGVSCTEKYIELFGFVSIPMLSFLAFSTLVALLIFLKRRTSK